Genomic DNA from Spiroplasma alleghenense:
AAATTCAATATTTTCATCATCTAAAATAATGGCAGGATCTTTTCCACCAAGTTCTAGTACCATGTCTTTTGTGCTAGCAATTTCTTTTAAGTGATTTCCAACCCCAACACTTCCTGTAAATGAGATAAAATCAATTTCTTTATTGGTTGAAATTAAGTCTCCAATTTCTCTTCCTCGACCGGTTACAACATTAAAAATTCCATTTGGTAATTTAGCTTCAATACTTAGTTCTCCAAGAAAAGCCCCTACTAAACTACCAGCAGTCGCAGGTTTGAAGACAACACTGTTTCCAGAAACCAAAGCTGGAAATATTTTAGCAAGTGCGAGATTCACAGGATAATTAAACGGTGAAATAGCCAAGACCACTCCCTTAGCAACTCTACTAAAGATACCAATTTTATTTTCAGCTCCAAGTTCTTCTCCAGTTAACGCTAAAGGGTTTAGTCTTTTTGACTCTTCGAAAGTATAGTCGATTAGTTCCAATGTTCTTATAACCTCAGTTTTACTTTCATTAAATCCCTTCGCAATTTCTAGCATCATAATTTCTGCAATTTTATCGCTATTTTTTTCAATTAAATTACGGAATTTTCTTAAAATTTCTATACGATCTAATAATTTGGTGTTTTCTCACTTCTCTTGAGAGTTACGAGCCGCTTTAAAGGCTTCTTCAATATTTTGCGCATCAAGAGCTGTCACCCTTCCTGCTACTTGTAAGCTTGTTGGATTAATTATTTCCAACCATTGTTTATTATCGATTTTCTTTCCATTAATAACTGATTTAAATTCCATTTTCAAAACCCCTTTTTCATATTATAACGACAAAAAGCGAACACCTTTCGCTTTTTTTAAAAAATATTATTTATTTTTTATTGATTTAAAAGATTCATAATTATTGCTCCTGCAACACCAACATTAAGTGATTCCACTTGTGGATTAATTTTAATAATAAAATTTTTTTCAATTAAGTCAGAAACTTCATCGCTCAAACCGCTACCTTCATTTCCAAGTAGTAACAATTTTAAACTAGGATTTTTAAGTACTTCTAAATCCACAGAAGGTTTTCTCAAATTTGTTCCCACAACCTCGTAGTTTTTTTCACCAACTTGTTTAATAACGTCAGCAATTTCTAAATTTAATAAATTTAAATCAAACAGATTCCCTTGTGTTGCTCTTACTACCTTGGGATTATAATAACTAACACTGTTATTGGTTGAGATTATTGTTTTGAAATTAAATGCCGCAGCCGAACGAATTAAACTACCCATATTGCCAGGATCTTGAATATTTTCTAGAACTAAAATGTTACTAGTAAAATCAATTTTTGAATCTAAAATATGACAAATCCCAATAATATTTGGAGCATTTTTCAAATCACTTATTTTTTTCATAACCTCTTTAGTAACCAAGGTTTGTGGAATCTGTTTGCGGAATTGTTGGTTTTCTTTATTAACAACAATAACCGATTCCAAACAGTTGTGTTTTAAAGCCTCGAAAACTAAGTGTTCCCCCTCTACAAGAAATTTTTTTTCTTCTCTTTGGACTTGAGTCAACTTTAATTCTAAAATTTTTTTAACCCATGAATTAGTTAGGCTAGTAATGATTTTTTGATTATCCATTAAATAAAAATCCTATCTTGTATAGTTTGTTTTCTGGATTAGTATAATCCTTGCCGCGATATTTTGGATTCGCACAAGGGATGGTTATCATGAATTTACATCTTCTTGGAGGTAGCAGCATTTTAGACTGAATCGCTTGAAATGCTGTAGTTTTGATTTTTTGACTAAACTGATTTTTTATTTCATCATTTAAGTCTTCTAAATCTTTTTGACCTGCGGTTTTAATCATAATATTAATTTTATTTTTAAAGTACCACTTTTCAATTTTGCAATATTCCTCATATGTAAAAAGTTTAAAATCTTTGGTGCTGCTAACGAAGCGATTACGTTCAAAATTAACATCAACAACATAATCTTTAAAAAGGTTTACTCCCGTTTTACCACGAACCATTAGTTCATTTGTCTTTTCAATACATTCTTCAAAAGTTTTGAACCCATAGCCAATAAAAGAATTTCCTTGTCAGACATGATTAAATTTGGGGCTTTTAAGATTAATCGGCTCTTGAAATTCTAGAGCATTAACTCAATAGCGATTATCAACTCCATTGATGAATATTTCATAACCAAATTTGCGGTCCTTTAAGATTACGCATTTATCTGATAATGATAAAAGTTTTTCTTTAAAGTTATTGGTTATTACTTGTAATTGTTTATTTGATAATTTTATATTTGGTTTTGGTTGGTTAACCATTAATATTTTGCTTTTTTTATTTGAAAATTCAGATTTAGCAACTCTTAAAGATTCCAAAGCTCAACCCTTTTTATAAACATTTAATTCATTATTTGGGTCAGGTAAAACAGTGTTCTCAAAATCTTGGGTATTCATTGAATTTTCTGAAATACCGCTTTGATTTAAACTAGTAGTAGAATTTGAACTTTCAGACTCATAAATATTATCAAAATCTAAATTCAATACTTGGGTGAATTCAACGGTACTATCCAAAGTTAGAGTCGGGCGCTTACTTTCGTCAATCAGAATTTCTTCGCTCAGTTTTCTTTTTTTATAACTCATGGTTTTAGTTCCTTTCTAGTAGTTGTCATTTTGACGATTAAAATTTATTTCATTTTTTTTAAAATACGTTTCTAGTAATTCTTTTTCTGTAAAGCTAAATCATGTTCCAATCAATAAAAAACTTGTAATCAATTTTTCATAATTTTTTAATGATTTTTTCTGAGCATAATTACTAAAGTTTTTAATTAATTCTAAATAATCAAGTTCAAGATTTTCAAGTTTTACAGGCAAGTTTAGACTAAAACCACAAAAATCAAAATTAATTTCAATACCTATGCTTAAAATAAAGTGCATTCCATCAATATATTCTTCAAGCAAAATATTTCTTGGACTAGCGGTTTTTTGTGACCAAAATTTAAAACTTCTTTCCTCATTGATAAATTCACCCAGTTCGACAAAAAATGCTATCAACTTCTTGTTACTAATTTCCTCATTAAATTTTATTTGTCTTTTTTCGTAGATATAATCATCTAATTTCTTTTGACGATTCGCCAAATCAATAAGAGTTTCTTTTGTAATCATATTTATCTCCTTGCTAAAATTATACAATAAAAGCCATTCAATAACTTATTTTTCATAAAACTCAAAAAAACAACCCAAAGGTTGTTTTTTAAAAATTTGAGTAAGACTGATTGTCTGATTTGCTTATTTCTTTCCTAATAATTTAAACATATTTTTTTTATAAACCTCAACCCCGGGCTGATCGAAAGGATTAACTCCCAATAAATAAGCACTCATGGCACAAGCTTTCATAAATCAGTATGCTAAATATCCAAAAGATTTTGCATTCATTTCTTCTATCTCTAAAATGATGTTAGGGATATTCCCTTCATTCGCATGAGCTTCAATAACTCCTTGCAGAGCGATTGTATTTACTTCATGAAATGATTTATTGTGTAGATAATTTAACCCATCCAAGTTAACTTCGTCAGCTGGAATAGATAAATTTAAAAGAGGATTTTTAATTTTTAAAATAGTTTCAAATAGTAGTCCTTTTGTTCCGTCTTGAATAAATTGTCCTAGTGAGTGTAAATCAGTTGAGAAAACCACGCTTGTTGGCAATAAACCTTTACCGTCTTTACCCTCCGATTCACCGAATAGTTGTTTTCATCATTCAGTAAACATTTGCATTTGTAATTCATATGATACCAAGGTTTCAACTTTATAACCTTTTTTTGTATGTAATACATAACGAGCAGCAGCATACTGATAAGCACTATTGCTTAAGTCATCAGCTTTTGTATCTTTCATAGCTTGTTTTGCGCCTTCAAACATTGCATCAGTATCAACACCAGCTACAAGTAGCGGGAAAATACCAACTGGTGTTAGAACACTAAATCTACCACCAATGTCATCAGGAATTGTGAAAGTTGTATAACCTTTCGCATCAGCCATTGTTTTCAAAGCTCCACGACTTTTATCAGTAACAGCTACAATTAGCTCACTAGCTTTTGAACCTTCTTTTTTGATTAAAAGATTCTCAAATACCCTAAAAGCTATTCCTGGTTCTGTTGTTGTTCCAGATTTTGAAATATTAACTATTCCAAATTTCTTTGTTTCAACATAATCTAGTACCTGCTTTGTATAAGTTGAAGAAATTGTATTTCCAACATAGATGATTTCGCATCCATTTTTTGGATACAACCCACGGATCATTTCATCAGCAGCTCTTGCTCCAAGATAACTGCCTCCAATTCCAACTACTATTAGTACTTCAATTTTTTCCTTCAGTTGCTTAGCAACTTCTTGCATTTTTTTATACTCGGTTTTATCGAATTTTTCTGGCCAATCTAATCAACCTAAAAAATCTGAACCAGCTCCACTTTTTTCAAAAATTTTCTTACTTGTTTCTTTAATTAATTTACTTTCAATTATTTTTTCAATATTTTCTAATTTTGAATTATCTAAATTTACTTTTATCATTTTATTTCTCCAAAAATTGCCAATCGATTAATCGTTGTTCATTGAATCGTCAATACTGTCTTCTAGTTTTGAAAAACCATTTCCAGTTTCTTGAATTTTGTTTTCAGAACTTTTTAATAGTTCTGGGTGTAATGCTTTATAACTTAATTTTACTTGCTTTTTAGCTCCATCGTATTCAAGTACTTGTACTTCAATAACATCACCAATTGCAAAAAAACTATTTATATCTCTTACGAAAAAATCCGAAAGTTCACTAATGTGAATTAATCCTTTTGCGATTAATTCACCATCTTCTGAATGAACTTCTGAAAAAACTCCATAGTTTACAATACTAGTAACTTTAGCATTAATAATTTGTCCTTTGTTTAACATATTAATTTCCTCCATTTCTATTATAAACCTAATTACCGAAAAAACTCTAATTTTCGGTAAAATAAATTATAATTATTTATATAAATGGAGATTTAAAAATGAATGAAATTGCTAAGAAAATAGAAGATAAAATCAACGAACTAAAATTTTTTGTTCAACAAGATGGCGGTGATATGGAGTTTGTAGCCTATAAAAACCGAATTGTTTACCTGAGGTTAATGGGTAATTGTGTCGGTTGTGGTCTGGTTGATGTCACTTTTCGCGAAGGAATTGAGATGATTATGCTTGAAGAATTTCCAAATGACGTTGATGGAATTGACATTATAATGTAAATTTACCAGTAACAATAAAATCTAACGGAACATCATTTTCTTCAATTGGTAGAACTTCTTGATGTTTTTGACAGCTAAATGCCAAACCAATTTTAATAGTATTGCTCAACTTAACTAAAGTTCGATCATAATATCCCTTACCGCGACCCAGGCGGTTTTTTTTATCATCAAAACCAAGTATAGGCACTATTATAATTTGTAAATCATTTAAATCTACTTTACTGGTTAATTCTTTTGGCTCTTTAATATTATAAGGATTGTTTTGTTCCCAATTACTATTTTCAAAAATTTGATAAAATTCTAAAGAATAATATGGACACATTTTTGGAACAAAAACTTCAATTGCATTATTTAAGCAAAAATCCACTATTTTAATAGTGGAAACCTCATTTGGCATGGAATTATAAATTCCAATTTTTGTTAAATTATTTTTTTTAAGGTAATTAATCACTCAATCAGTAATAACTTGATTTTCATTATTTTTTTGTGATTCACTAAACTCTGATACTAAAACTTTAAATTTTTGTCTTAATTTAGCTTTTAAACTCATTACCCCACCGAGCCTTCCATGTCCATTCTAATTAATTGATTTAATTCAACTGCATATTCTAGTGGCAATTCTTTGGTAAAGGGCTCAATAAATCCCATGACAATTATTTCTAAAGCCTCTAGTTCAGTTAAACCACGACTCATTAGATAAAATAATTGTTCTTCACTGACTTTTGAAACTGTTGCTTCGTGTTCAATTTGACTACGATTATTTTCAACTTTATTTTTAGGGATTGTATCTGAATGAGATTGATTATCTAAAATCAACGTATCACATTCAACTCTTGCCTTAGAATCAACAGCATTTGGACCAATGTAAACCAAACCCCGATAGTTAGCAGTTCCTCCTTGGAAAGTAATGGATTTAGAGATAATTTTTGATTTAGTTTCTTTTCCTAAATGAATCATCTTTCCTCCGGCATCTTGATAAACTCCGGTTTTAGCAACTGCTATTGAAATCGTATCTCCTTGGGCACGATCACCTTTTAAAATACATGAAGGATATTTCATATTTACTTTTGAACCGATATTACCATCAACTCATTCCATACGACCATCTTCTTCGACTAAACTTCTTTTGGTAACTAAATTTAAAACATTATCACTTCAATTTTGTACTGTGGTATATCTTAAATTACTTCTCTTACCAACAAATAACTCCACATTAGCTGCATGTAAATTATTTTTTGAATAGATTGGTGCTGTACAACCCTCAATATAGTGCAAACTGGCATCATCATCAACAATAATTAATGTACGTTCAAATTGACCAGCAGCTTGATAATTTATTCGAAAATAAGCTTGTAAAGGTCGCTCGAGTTTAACCCCTTTTGGAATATAGATAAAAGTTCCTGCTGATCAAACCGCTCCATTTAAAGCTGCATATTTATTATCATTATTTGGAATAAGGGTTCCAAAGTATTTCTTGAACAATTCTGGATGTTCTCTTAGGGCTGTATCACAATCTGTAAAAATAACACCTTGATCTTTAACTTCATCCAACATTTTAGAATAAATTGGAGTTGCATCTCATTGAGCGTTAATTCCCATTAAAAAATCCTTTTCAGCCTTTGGTATTCCTAAACGATCAAAGGTATTTTTGATATTATCAGGAATTTCATCTCAACTGGTTGCTGTTTTTTCAGTTGCTTGATTAAAATAACAATACTCTTGAAAGTCAATAAAATTTAAGTCCGGTCCAAAACCAGGTTGAGGCATTTTGGCAAAATTACGATAACTTTCTAAGCGATAGTCCAACATTCATTGAGGTTCATTTTTATGCTTAGAAATTTGCGTGACAATTTCTTCGTTTATCCCCATTTTAGTTTGATAGACTGAGCTTTCACCTTCGTTAAAACCGTACTTATATTTACTAATTTCATTAATAGTTTTAGTTTGTTTTAGTGGTTTCATTATTTTCCTCCATTTTCTTAACTATCATATTTTTAAAACCATTGGCTCCCAGAAGCGCACAAGGAATTCGATTACCTTGTTGAGCAACATTTATAAAGGCAATTAGTTCACCTAATTGTTCTTCATCATATTTTTCGTTTTTAATTAAGTTATGAAAATTTGTTAAGATTTCTAAACCTTCTTGATAGGTTTTATTTTCTAGTTGATCTGCTAATATATCGGTTGAAGCTGAAGAAATTGCACAACTAGAACCATCTCATTTGGCAAATTTGATTCTGTCATTTTCAAAATACATCTCAATAGTAATCTCATCACTACAACTTTGACTTTTTTGTAGCTCTCTAATTGAATTAAGGTTATCTGATAAACCCTTGTTATTTGCTTCCACAAAATGTTGCATAATAATTTGTCTCAACATGAATTTATCATTTTTATCTAGCATAAATTTACTCCTTTTTATAAAATTGCTTCAAGGAAATTATCACTATTTTTAATAGCCTCAAATAATTTATCAATTTCTTCTTTTGTATTAAAAAAAGAAAAACTTGCTCTGACTGTAATTGGGGGAATGTTTTGATTTTTAACAATTCTGGCACAGTGACTTCCTGAACG
This window encodes:
- a CDS encoding iron-sulfur cluster assembly scaffold protein — its product is MLDKNDKFMLRQIIMQHFVEANNKGLSDNLNSIRELQKSQSCSDEITIEMYFENDRIKFAKWDGSSCAISSASTDILADQLENKTYQEGLEILTNFHNLIKNEKYDEEQLGELIAFINVAQQGNRIPCALLGANGFKNMIVKKMEENNETTKTN
- a CDS encoding dUTP diphosphatase, with protein sequence MITKETLIDLANRQKKLDDYIYEKRQIKFNEEISNKKLIAFFVELGEFINEERSFKFWSQKTASPRNILLEEYIDGMHFILSIGIEINFDFCGFSLNLPVKLENLELDYLELIKNFSNYAQKKSLKNYEKLITSFLLIGTWFSFTEKELLETYFKKNEINFNRQNDNY
- a CDS encoding TrmH family RNA methyltransferase — its product is MDNQKIITSLTNSWVKKILELKLTQVQREEKKFLVEGEHLVFEALKHNCLESVIVVNKENQQFRKQIPQTLVTKEVMKKISDLKNAPNIIGICHILDSKIDFTSNILVLENIQDPGNMGSLIRSAAAFNFKTIISTNNSVSYYNPKVVRATQGNLFDLNLLNLEIADVIKQVGEKNYEVVGTNLRKPSVDLEVLKNPSLKLLLLGNEGSGLSDEVSDLIEKNFIIKINPQVESLNVGVAGAIIMNLLNQ
- a CDS encoding NifU family protein; this translates as MNEIAKKIEDKINELKFFVQQDGGDMEFVAYKNRIVYLRLMGNCVGCGLVDVTFREGIEMIMLEEFPNDVDGIDIIM
- a CDS encoding glucose-6-phosphate isomerase; translation: MIKVNLDNSKLENIEKIIESKLIKETSKKIFEKSGAGSDFLGWLDWPEKFDKTEYKKMQEVAKQLKEKIEVLIVVGIGGSYLGARAADEMIRGLYPKNGCEIIYVGNTISSTYTKQVLDYVETKKFGIVNISKSGTTTEPGIAFRVFENLLIKKEGSKASELIVAVTDKSRGALKTMADAKGYTTFTIPDDIGGRFSVLTPVGIFPLLVAGVDTDAMFEGAKQAMKDTKADDLSNSAYQYAAARYVLHTKKGYKVETLVSYELQMQMFTEWWKQLFGESEGKDGKGLLPTSVVFSTDLHSLGQFIQDGTKGLLFETILKIKNPLLNLSIPADEVNLDGLNYLHNKSFHEVNTIALQGVIEAHANEGNIPNIILEIEEMNAKSFGYLAYWFMKACAMSAYLLGVNPFDQPGVEVYKKNMFKLLGKK
- a CDS encoding NADP-dependent glyceraldehyde-3-phosphate dehydrogenase, which gives rise to MEFKSVINGKKIDNKQWLEIINPTSLQVAGRVTALDAQNIEEAFKAARNSQEKWENTKLLDRIEILRKFRNLIEKNSDKIAEIMMLEIAKGFNESKTEVIRTLELIDYTFEESKRLNPLALTGEELGAENKIGIFSRVAKGVVLAISPFNYPVNLALAKIFPALVSGNSVVFKPATAGSLVGAFLGELSIEAKLPNGIFNVVTGRGREIGDLISTNKEIDFISFTGSVGVGNHLKEIASTKDMVLELGGKDPAIILDDENIEFYANEIITGAFGYSGQRCTAIKRVLTTDKVADQLIPFLLKKVENLSVGEPKDNPNITPMIDEKAALFVKGLIDDAVDKKALILHGGNLVKNRLEPTLVDNVSTSMRLAWEEPFGPVLPIIRLKNNEEIIKVANESDFGLQASIFTKDINSAIKIAKRLKCGTVNINGKSQRGPDSFPFSGIKDSGMGVQGVREALLSMTRYKGIVLNYN
- the sufB gene encoding Fe-S cluster assembly protein SufB, yielding MKPLKQTKTINEISKYKYGFNEGESSVYQTKMGINEEIVTQISKHKNEPQWMLDYRLESYRNFAKMPQPGFGPDLNFIDFQEYCYFNQATEKTATSWDEIPDNIKNTFDRLGIPKAEKDFLMGINAQWDATPIYSKMLDEVKDQGVIFTDCDTALREHPELFKKYFGTLIPNNDNKYAALNGAVWSAGTFIYIPKGVKLERPLQAYFRINYQAAGQFERTLIIVDDDASLHYIEGCTAPIYSKNNLHAANVELFVGKRSNLRYTTVQNWSDNVLNLVTKRSLVEEDGRMEWVDGNIGSKVNMKYPSCILKGDRAQGDTISIAVAKTGVYQDAGGKMIHLGKETKSKIISKSITFQGGTANYRGLVYIGPNAVDSKARVECDTLILDNQSHSDTIPKNKVENNRSQIEHEATVSKVSEEQLFYLMSRGLTELEALEIIVMGFIEPFTKELPLEYAVELNQLIRMDMEGSVG
- a CDS encoding S1 RNA-binding domain-containing protein — translated: MLNKGQIINAKVTSIVNYGVFSEVHSEDGELIAKGLIHISELSDFFVRDINSFFAIGDVIEVQVLEYDGAKKQVKLSYKALHPELLKSSENKIQETGNGFSKLEDSIDDSMNND
- a CDS encoding 5-formyltetrahydrofolate cyclo-ligase; the encoded protein is MSLKAKLRQKFKVLVSEFSESQKNNENQVITDWVINYLKKNNLTKIGIYNSMPNEVSTIKIVDFCLNNAIEVFVPKMCPYYSLEFYQIFENSNWEQNNPYNIKEPKELTSKVDLNDLQIIIVPILGFDDKKNRLGRGKGYYDRTLVKLSNTIKIGLAFSCQKHQEVLPIEENDVPLDFIVTGKFTL